In the genome of Sinobacterium caligoides, one region contains:
- the ihfA gene encoding integration host factor subunit alpha — MAGALTKADMAEKLFDELELSKRESKEVVELFFEEVRLALEDDEQVKLSGFGNFDLRDKSERPGRNPKTGEEIPITARRVVTFKPGQKLKVRVESYDGPAPE, encoded by the coding sequence ATGGCAGGTGCACTAACTAAAGCAGATATGGCTGAAAAGCTATTCGATGAACTCGAGCTGAGCAAGCGCGAATCGAAAGAGGTCGTGGAGCTGTTCTTCGAAGAGGTGCGTCTCGCACTGGAAGACGACGAGCAGGTCAAGCTATCAGGTTTTGGTAACTTCGATCTGCGCGACAAGAGCGAGCGTCCAGGGCGTAACCCTAAGACGGGTGAAGAGATTCCGATCACCGCGAGAAGGGTTGTGACCTTTAAGCCTGGGCAAAAGCTCAAGGTGCGCGTTGAGAGTTACGACGGGCCAGCTCCAGAATAG